One window from the genome of Musa acuminata AAA Group cultivar baxijiao chromosome BXJ1-4, Cavendish_Baxijiao_AAA, whole genome shotgun sequence encodes:
- the LOC135641199 gene encoding NAC domain-containing protein 68-like: MGRTRDAEAELNLPPGFRFHPTDEELVVHYLCRKTACQCLPVPIIAEIDLYKYEPWELPDKALFGNREWYFFTPRDRKYPNGSRPNRAAGKGYWKATGADKPISPKGSNRTVGIKKALVFYSGKAPKGVKTDWIMHEYRLADVNRSANKGSLRLDNWVLCRLYNKKNTWEKTKMQKQEETSFGETMQSVDDALSDSFRTPESDVENEVVLPDFDDLGYLSQASTGVQALSTCKTAGHQMIEKSQKEDSEWFMDLKLDDLQSSYTNFGSTPISDATNQDYYFQSFVSPLLRPNHTNMRQF, from the exons ATGGGGAGGACAAGAGACGCCGAAGCGGAGCTCAATTTGCCGCCGGGGTTCCGGTTCCACCCCACAGACGAGGAGCTCGTTGTGCACTATCTCTGCCGCAAGACCGCCTGCCAGTGCCTGCCTGTGCCCATCATCGCCGAGATCGATCTCTACAAGTACGAGCCTTGGGAACTTCCAG ATAAGGCGTTGTTTGGGAACAGAGAGTGGTACTTCTTCACCCCTCGTGACCGCAAGTACCCGAATGGGTCGAGGCCAAACAGGGCTGCCGGTAAGGGATACTGGAAGGCAACTGGTGCTGATAAGCCGATCTCACCAAAGGGCAGCAACAGGACTGTTGGGATCAAGAAAGCTTTGGTGTTTTACTCCGGCAAGGCACCGAAAGGAGTGAAGACAGATTGGATCATGCATGAATACAGGTTGGCTGACGTGAACCGCAGCGCCAACAAGGGAAGCCTACGG TTGGATAACTGGGTTCTTTGCCGGCTATACAACAAGAAGAATACCTGGGAGAAGACGAAGATGCAGAAACAGGAGGAGACATCCTTTGGAGAGACCATGCAATCAGTGGATGATGCACTGTCCGACAGCTTCAGGACACCAGAATCAGATGTAGAAAATGAGGTCGTGTTGCCAGATTTTGATGATCTAGGCTATCTATCCCAAGCTTCTACTGGAGTGCAAGCATTAAGCACCTGCAAAACAGCTGGACATCAGATGATCGAGAAGAGTCAGAAAGAAGACAGTGAGTGGTTTATGGACTTGAAACTAGATGATTTGCAGAGCTCCTACACCAACTTCGGATCAACACCCATTTCAGATGCAACGAACCAAGATTACTACTTCCAATCCTTTGTATCTCCGTTGCTGAGGCCAAATCATACCAACATGCGACAGTTCTGA